One Paenibacillus sp. FSL W8-0186 genomic window carries:
- a CDS encoding iron chaperone yields MEVFAEFLDHIENPQHRERMEEVLSWVMKKFPSLSPTLKWNQPMFTDHGTYIIGFSISKKHMAVSPEQTGVAHFSDEISKVGYDQTKEIVRIPWDRPVEYSLLEKMIEFNMMDKATCTTFWR; encoded by the coding sequence ATGGAAGTGTTTGCGGAATTTTTAGATCATATTGAAAACCCGCAGCATCGAGAGCGTATGGAAGAGGTTTTGTCTTGGGTGATGAAGAAGTTCCCAAGTTTATCGCCTACGCTGAAGTGGAATCAGCCTATGTTTACAGACCATGGAACATACATCATCGGCTTTAGCATATCCAAAAAACATATGGCTGTTTCCCCAGAGCAAACGGGGGTGGCTCATTTTTCTGATGAGATATCGAAGGTTGGGTATGATCAAACAAAGGAGATCGTGCGTATCCCGTGGGATCGCCCTGTTGAATACTCATTACTTGAAAAGATGATCGAGTTTAATATGATGGATAAGGCAACTTGTACAACCTTCTGGCGGTAA
- a CDS encoding SRPBCC domain-containing protein codes for MSLSLNMDFQFTTSVEKLWTALTDSSKLAKWIADNDFEPVVGHRFQFRHEPNEYWDGIVDSEVLIVDEPNLLSFTWAVGEERHTVTLTIQDLGDGKVNLHLEQTGITNEQGFAGAKYGWMAWIDKLVKVLLEQ; via the coding sequence ATGAGTTTATCACTAAATATGGATTTTCAGTTTACGACATCAGTTGAAAAGCTGTGGACTGCCTTAACCGATTCAAGCAAGTTAGCCAAATGGATTGCGGATAATGATTTTGAGCCTGTTGTCGGACACCGCTTTCAGTTCCGCCATGAACCAAACGAGTATTGGGATGGAATCGTAGACAGCGAAGTGCTTATCGTGGATGAACCGAACCTATTGTCCTTTACTTGGGCAGTGGGGGAAGAGAGACATACGGTTACGTTGACGATTCAGGATTTGGGGGATGGGAAGGTGAACCTGCATCTTGAACAAACCGGAATTACCAATGAACAAGGATTTGCAGGCGCTAAATATGGTTGGATGGCCTGGATTGACAAACTTGTAAAAGTGTTGTTGGAACAATAA
- a CDS encoding metalloregulator ArsR/SmtB family transcription factor, with protein sequence MNQAVQLRDVFDAIADPTRRRLIHLLSDADELPLHEITPHFSMGRTAVSKHLTILKEASLVHDRRVGRETRYKLNASPLKEVEDWVAFYRKYWSNNMMRLGQLLEEDEE encoded by the coding sequence ATGAACCAAGCTGTACAATTACGGGATGTATTTGACGCGATTGCAGATCCGACAAGGCGCAGACTGATTCATCTGTTGTCCGATGCAGATGAGCTACCTTTACATGAGATCACGCCGCATTTTTCAATGGGTCGTACGGCGGTCTCCAAACATTTGACTATCCTTAAGGAGGCCAGTCTGGTGCATGATCGTAGAGTTGGCAGGGAAACGCGGTATAAGTTAAACGCATCTCCACTCAAGGAGGTTGAGGACTGGGTTGCTTTCTACAGGAAGTATTGGTCTAACAATATGATGCGATTAGGCCAGCTATTAGAGGAGGATGAAGAATGA
- a CDS encoding MerR family transcriptional regulator, which produces MHTVKEAAQITGLTEHAVRFYTDKGLVPSVQRNENNIRMFDEESINWLHGVKCLKQSGMPIEVIKKYVDLCLEGDATIPQRYTLMMEHKEAALAKLEEAKRHVAHLEEKTDLYQAILERRSPDTTNPGNWDRVQHMHSDVFYSPSVRKA; this is translated from the coding sequence ATGCATACGGTCAAAGAAGCTGCCCAGATCACGGGACTTACCGAGCACGCCGTGCGCTTTTACACGGATAAAGGCCTGGTGCCCAGCGTACAGCGCAATGAGAATAATATCCGGATGTTCGATGAAGAATCGATCAATTGGCTGCATGGCGTTAAATGCCTCAAGCAATCCGGGATGCCGATTGAGGTCATTAAAAAGTACGTCGATTTATGTCTCGAAGGGGATGCGACCATACCACAACGCTACACACTCATGATGGAGCATAAAGAAGCGGCGCTCGCCAAGCTCGAAGAAGCCAAACGGCACGTTGCCCACTTGGAGGAAAAAACCGATCTATATCAGGCTATTCTTGAGCGCCGCTCCCCGGACACGACCAATCCCGGCAACTGGGACAGGGTTCAGCATATGCATAGTGACGTATTTTACTCGCCCTCTGTTCGTAAGGCATGA
- a CDS encoding aldo/keto reductase — protein sequence MQTVTLNNGVKMPIIGFGVYQVPDAEECENAVYEALMAGYRLIDTAAGYLNEEAVGRAVKRSGVPREELFITTKLWVQDASYESAKLAFAKSLKKLQLDYLDLYLIHQPFGDYYGAWRAMEELYREGKIKAIGVSNFLPDRLMDLIVHNEIVPAVNQIETHPLYQQTEASAFLKEQGVQHQSWAPFAEGRGNMFGNEVLTSIAEKHNKSVAQIVLRWLVQREVVVIPKSVRKERIVENFDIFDFELSADDMEQISTLDTRESLFLSYRDPEVAKMMGNWRVEL from the coding sequence ATGCAAACCGTAACATTGAACAATGGAGTGAAAATGCCGATCATCGGCTTCGGTGTCTACCAAGTTCCCGACGCTGAAGAATGCGAAAACGCCGTATATGAAGCACTGATGGCCGGTTACCGCCTGATCGACACCGCCGCGGGTTATTTGAACGAGGAAGCGGTCGGACGCGCGGTCAAGCGTAGCGGCGTACCGCGTGAGGAGCTGTTCATCACGACCAAGCTCTGGGTTCAGGATGCCAGCTACGAGAGTGCCAAGCTGGCGTTTGCCAAATCCCTGAAGAAGCTGCAGCTCGACTATCTCGATCTATACCTGATTCACCAGCCGTTCGGCGATTACTACGGCGCTTGGCGCGCGATGGAAGAACTGTACCGCGAAGGCAAAATCAAGGCGATCGGTGTCAGCAACTTCCTGCCCGACCGTCTGATGGACCTCATCGTGCATAACGAAATCGTGCCTGCCGTCAACCAAATTGAAACGCACCCGTTGTACCAGCAAACGGAGGCCAGCGCTTTTTTGAAAGAGCAGGGAGTTCAACACCAGTCGTGGGCGCCGTTCGCTGAAGGACGGGGCAACATGTTCGGCAACGAAGTGCTGACCTCGATTGCTGAAAAACACAACAAATCCGTCGCCCAGATCGTGTTGCGCTGGCTTGTTCAGCGTGAAGTCGTTGTCATTCCAAAATCGGTGCGCAAAGAACGAATCGTCGAAAACTTCGACATTTTCGATTTTGAGTTAAGTGCAGATGATATGGAACAAATTTCGACCCTCGATACACGGGAAAGTCTCTTCTTATCGTACCGCGATCCGGAAGTCGCCAAGATGATGGGCAACTGGAGAGTCGAGCTGTAA